The Oscillospiraceae bacterium genome contains a region encoding:
- a CDS encoding DNA methylase produces MEIAVLSDIHGNHIALERCLGYALARGADTFFILGDNVGELAYPQKTLDALYGLKARHDCYFVQGNREQYFLEYRERGAAGWQSGNSLTGTLWYVDRALRRRDLEFFAAMPPARQMEFCGLPPVTLCHGSPEKVNGKLLAGDAESLEVLARSKTPLVLCGHTHVQGRIEHSGRTALNPGAVGVPLFSGGKAQFLLLHGGAGRWEEEFVSLEYDVERAIEELYEERLQEHAPWWAAITVSLLRGKDVPHGRVLARAMELCRGGQGGCRWPEVPEEYMERAVTELIGAKEGKKARQKS; encoded by the coding sequence ATGGAGATCGCGGTTTTATCGGATATCCACGGCAACCACATTGCCCTGGAACGCTGCCTGGGCTACGCCCTTGCCCGGGGCGCCGACACCTTTTTTATCCTGGGGGACAATGTGGGCGAGCTGGCGTACCCACAAAAAACGCTGGACGCGCTTTACGGGCTGAAAGCCCGCCACGATTGTTATTTTGTGCAGGGAAACCGGGAACAGTACTTTTTGGAGTATCGCGAGCGGGGCGCGGCCGGCTGGCAGAGCGGGAATTCCCTGACCGGCACCCTGTGGTATGTGGACCGGGCGCTGCGCCGGAGGGACCTGGAGTTTTTTGCCGCGATGCCGCCCGCGCGGCAGATGGAATTTTGCGGGCTGCCGCCCGTGACCCTGTGCCACGGCTCGCCGGAAAAGGTGAACGGCAAGCTGCTGGCCGGGGACGCGGAGAGCCTGGAGGTGCTGGCGCGCAGCAAGACCCCCTTGGTTTTGTGCGGGCATACCCACGTGCAGGGCAGGATCGAGCACAGCGGGCGGACGGCGCTGAACCCGGGCGCGGTGGGCGTGCCGCTTTTCAGCGGCGGCAAAGCGCAGTTTCTGCTGCTGCACGGCGGGGCAGGGCGGTGGGAAGAGGAGTTCGTGAGCCTGGAATACGATGTGGAGCGCGCCATTGAAGAGCTGTATGAAGAAAGATTGCAGGAGCATGCGCCCTGGTGGGCCGCCATTACGGTGAGCCTTTTGCGCGGCAAGGATGTGCCCCATGGAAGGGTGCTGGCAAGGGCGATGGAGCTTTGCCGCGGCGGGCAGGGCGGCTGCCGCTGGCCGGAGGTGCCTGAGGAGTATATGGAACGCGCCGTGACCGAGCTTATAGGCGCAAAGGAGGGCAAAAAGGCCCGGCAAAAAAGCTGA
- a CDS encoding transcriptional regulator, translating to MELVNQQMIRAGNLKQIYHLIDQNLSISRAKLAKITKLSKTTVSSLVDELIAGGYVVDCGTGDTPGQGRKPNILHVNGKENLVGVISWRRARLDIALVRADSQVVLREQVPLTEGEDGVEKILRAFFEMVLPAVGRARLMGVCIVVPGIVDSEQKRILSTVIGVSMQDPAVERLAEGLRDYPLCILNDTACFAYAESTFTRIQEPFFAYINVSKGVGACLFAEGKMLRGAGAMATQFGHFSIDRSGPECPCGNRGCLERIVGENALAERAAACGLDTELWGGRRLLYSDVGRLAQGGNPFARQVIRELARDLAYGISNLISVFNPALIIIGGTGVNLGPAFLSDIRAALAHMGFQEFVSRVELRYSQLGLDSELTGAAQYFIDHHYDFMGRQRGQLFLR from the coding sequence ATGGAGCTGGTCAACCAACAAATGATCCGCGCGGGCAACCTGAAGCAGATCTATCATTTAATCGATCAGAACCTGAGCATTTCCCGGGCAAAGCTGGCCAAGATCACAAAGCTGAGCAAGACGACGGTCTCTTCCCTGGTGGACGAGCTGATCGCGGGGGGCTATGTGGTGGACTGCGGAACCGGCGACACCCCGGGCCAGGGCCGCAAGCCCAACATCCTGCATGTGAACGGGAAGGAAAACCTGGTGGGGGTGATCAGCTGGCGGCGCGCGCGGCTGGACATTGCCCTGGTGCGGGCGGACAGCCAGGTGGTGCTGCGGGAGCAGGTGCCGCTGACCGAGGGCGAGGACGGGGTGGAAAAGATCCTGCGAGCCTTTTTTGAGATGGTGCTGCCGGCGGTGGGCCGCGCCCGCCTGATGGGGGTGTGCATCGTGGTGCCCGGCATTGTGGACAGCGAGCAAAAGCGCATCCTTTCCACCGTGATCGGGGTGAGCATGCAGGACCCGGCGGTGGAGCGGCTGGCCGAGGGCCTGCGGGACTACCCGCTGTGTATTTTGAACGACACCGCGTGCTTTGCCTATGCGGAGAGCACCTTCACCCGGATCCAGGAACCGTTTTTTGCCTACATCAATGTGAGCAAGGGCGTGGGCGCCTGCCTGTTTGCAGAGGGAAAAATGCTGCGGGGCGCGGGGGCGATGGCCACCCAGTTCGGTCATTTTTCCATTGACCGGAGCGGGCCGGAATGCCCCTGCGGGAACCGGGGGTGCCTGGAGCGCATCGTGGGGGAAAACGCCCTGGCAGAGCGGGCCGCCGCCTGCGGCCTGGACACCGAGCTGTGGGGCGGCCGGCGGCTTTTGTACAGCGATGTGGGCCGCCTTGCCCAGGGGGGCAACCCCTTTGCACGCCAGGTGATCCGGGAGCTGGCAAGGGATCTTGCCTATGGCATCAGCAACCTGATCAGCGTGTTCAACCCGGCGCTCATTATCATTGGAGGCACGGGGGTAAACCTGGGGCCGGCGTTTTTGAGCGACATCCGCGCGGCGCTGGCCCACATGGGCTTTCAGGAGTTCGTGAGCCGCGTGGAGCTGCGGTACAGCCAGCTGGGGCTGGATTCGGAGCTGACCGGCGCGGCCCAGTATTTTATCGATCACCACTACGATTTTATGGGCCGGCAGCGCGGGCAGCTGTTCCTGCGGTGA